In the genome of Brachionichthys hirsutus isolate HB-005 chromosome 23, CSIRO-AGI_Bhir_v1, whole genome shotgun sequence, one region contains:
- the krcp gene encoding kelch repeat-containing protein, translating into MDDFGIYAILGVSSPPRRLPSAEGGRRVSVAVPRDARQVVLFTAGPWGERICVNAELNDADRMPITVGKLTRYNKCLSWEKWEEETWTKSATLDVSLEDGTLDNVPPLAARDLNSKRKRERTPGEDGDEDAVTTGREDENARPNGGVPKARCQTKGRQKRVDGGGGGGAAAKTKTKTKRVNETGQTQRTAGRTPARSAAAQAPAPVGPSGRWGQTLCPVGAQTAILIGGQGARTQFCRDPMWKLCTEDLSWVAAETLAEGPTPEARIGHSAVYDSDSRRIFLFGGSKNRKWFNDVHILDTRSWKWTTVEAQGKVPPLSYHSCSMFRGELFVLGGVFPRPNPEPDGCSDSLHIFDPQLSIWYQPVVTGAVPSPRSGHSACLMQERKICVFGGWDTPVCYNDVHVLDLGLMEFSELKTSGTAPSPRSWHGSAALSGTKFLIHGGYDGNRALGDAFVFDMESNSWTEVMLPQLVLPRAGHSIITMETGARWADDEDADGDGDAVVKTLLVFGGGDNEGHFYSDLRSVAVEELLAAI; encoded by the exons ATGGACGACTTCGGCATTTATGCCATCTTAGGAGTGAGCAGTCCGCCTCGAAGGCTGCCGAG CGCTGAAGGAGGTCGGCGGGTGTCTGTTGCAGTTCCCCGGGATGCCCGGCAGGTGGTGCTGTTTACCGCCGGGCCGTGGGGGGAGAGGATCTGCGTCAACGCGGAGCTCAACGACGCAGACCGGATGCCGATCACTGTCGGGAAGCTGACCCGATATAACAA gtgtctgtcgtggGAAAAATGggaagaagagacatggacgaaGAGCGCCACGCTGGACGTCTCTCTGGAAGACGGAACGCTG GACAACGTTCCGCCTCTCGCCGCCCGGGACCTGAACAGCAAGCGGAAGAGAGAGCGAACGCCGGGGGAAGACGGCGACGAGGACGCCGTGACGACGGGACGCGAAGACGAGAACGCGCGTCCAAACGGCGGCGTGCCGAAGGCCAGATGTCAAACCAAAGGGAGGCAGAAGCGAgtagacggaggaggaggaggaggagctgcagcgaagacgaagacgaagacgaagaggg TTAATGAGACGGGACAAACCCAGAGGACGGCGGGAAGGACGCCTGCTCGGAGCGCCGCCGCACAAGCCC CGGCGCCGGTCGGCCCGTCGGGTCGCTGGGGACAGACTCTGTGTCCCGTCGGCGCTCAGACCGCGATTCTGATTGGAGGGCAGGGAGCCAGAACGCAGTTCTGCAGGGACCCCATGTGGAAGCTCTGCACCG AGGACTTGTCCTGGGTCGCAGCAGAGACTCTGGCCGAGGGTCCGACCCCCGAGGCGAGGATCGGCCACTCGGCCGTCTACGACTCCGACTCGAGGAGAATCTTCCTGTTCGGAGGCTCCaagaacaggaagtggttcaACGACGTCCACATCCTGGACACCCGGAGCTGGAAGTGGACGACGGTGGAG GCTCAGGGTAAGGTCCCTCCTCTGTCCTACCACAGCTGCAGCATGTTCCGGGGCGAGCTGTTTGTCCTCGGGGGAGTGTTTCCCCGTCCGAACCCGGAGCCGGACGGCTGCAGCGACTCGCTGCACATCTTCGACCCTCAGCTCTCCATCTGGTACCAGCCTGTTGTGACGGGCGCGGTGCCCTCCCCCCGCTCGGG tCATTCTGCGTGTTTGATGCAGGAGAGGAAGATCTGTGTGTTCGGTGGGTGGGACACGCCCGTCTGCTACAACGACGTGCACGTGCTGGACCTCG GTCTGATGGAGTTTTCTGAATTGAAAACATCTGGGACAGCCCCGTCTCCTCGAAG CTGGCACGGCAGCGCCGCGCTCTCCGGCACAAAGTTCCTGATCCACGGGGGCTACGACGGAAACCGCGCGCTCGGCGACGCCTTCGTCTTCGACATGG AGAGCAACAGCTGGACAGAAGTGATGCTCCCTCAGCTCGTCCTCCCCAGGGCGGGCCACTCCAtcatcaccatggagacggGCGCTCGCTGGGCGGACGATGAAGACgcggacggggacggggacgccgTCGTCAAAACGCTGCTGGTGTTTGGAGGCGGGGACAACGAGGGTCATTTCTACTCTGATCTGAGATCAGTCGCTGTGGAAGAACTGCTGGCTGCTATTTAa